A region of the Candidatus Sulfotelmatobacter sp. genome:
AGCATCGGCGGCGATGTCGGAGTGGCCGGCGGCCCGAGCGCGCTGCCACGCCGTCTTGCGATTCGTTCGGTCGCGCCCAATCCGTCGCGTGGAGCACTGGCGATCAGCTTCGATCTGCCGCGTTCCGGGCCTGCGAGCATCGCCCTCCACGACCTTCTGGGTCGCCGCGTCGCCGCGTTGTTGGAAGGATCGCATCCCGCCGGGCATGCGGAGGTCCGAGTGGCGCTCGATCGCGTGCCTGCCGGGCTATACTTCCTCGTCCTCCGTTCAGGCAGGGATCGCGCGGTGGCTCGCGTCGCGCTGATGCAGTAGGCGCCTCAATCCCTCGCCCCACCCGCTATGCTTCGCGGCATGAGCCCGCGAAGCGAGCCCTCGCTCTCGATCCCTTTGGACCCGCGCTGGCGTGCGCTCGTCTCGCCGGACCAGCTCGCCGACTGGCGGCCATGCCGCTTCGACGTCGGCGACGGGGCGATCGAAGGCGTGTCGCTCGGCTCGGGCGCGCCGATGCTGCTGCTGCCGCCGATGCCCGGTTGGAAGGAAGCGTATCTCGCGCTAGCGCCGCTGCTCGCCCGGCGCCATCGAGTCATCAGCTTCGATCTGCGGGCGCGATTCTTCGGCGCGCCCTCGTGCTCGCGGCTGCTCGACGACGTGAGCGCGGTGGCCGACGCGGTGGACTCCGGGCCCTGCTTACTATTCGGCCATTCGTTGGGCGCGGCGCTCGCGCTGCGCTGGGCGATCGAGCATCCGGAACGCGTGCGCGCGTTGATTCTCTCGAGCGGCTTCGCGCGCGTCTTCACGCCGCCGGGCGCGCGCTTCACGCGCTGGATCGAACAGCCGCTGGCGCTCGCCGGCATGCGCTGGCTGCCGGACGCGATGTCCCGCCGCCTAGCCGGCGCGCTCGCGAACCGCAACGCCTGGGTGTTCGACCCGCACTGCGCCCCCGAGCTGATCGAGCTCGTGCGCTTCGGCGTACGGCGCGTGCCGATCGCGCTG
Encoded here:
- a CDS encoding alpha/beta hydrolase; the protein is MSPRSEPSLSIPLDPRWRALVSPDQLADWRPCRFDVGDGAIEGVSLGSGAPMLLLPPMPGWKEAYLALAPLLARRHRVISFDLRARFFGAPSCSRLLDDVSAVADAVDSGPCLLFGHSLGAALALRWAIEHPERVRALILSSGFARVFTPPGARFTRWIEQPLALAGMRWLPDAMSRRLAGALANRNAWVFDPHCAPELIELVRFGVRRVPIALLRQRIRLAFAFDARAALSRVTCPTLIVTGERDTAFALAAAEELARGIAHANRAVVEGAGHLHPASRPERLAEIVRSWLEQPRLPCPRPGRST